In Cutaneotrichosporon cavernicola HIS019 DNA, chromosome: 1, one DNA window encodes the following:
- the TIM11 gene encoding uncharacterized protein (ATP synthase E chain), protein MASNTQNVVRYSALLAGLAYGFFHNRTVQKEGAEAAVAHAQARREQLIADAKKAWIAKKNTPKSDLITDPEDPKFDLEKVMMSWDKSA, encoded by the exons ATGGCCTCCAACACCCAGAAC GTCGTCCGTTACTcggcgctcctcgctgGCCTCGCGTACGGCTTCTTCCACAACCGGACCGTCCAGAAGGAGGGTGCTGAGGCTGCG GTCGCACACGCCCAGGCCCGCCGGGAACAACTCATCGCggacgccaagaaggcgtGGATCGCGAAGAAGAACACGCCCAAGAGCGACC TCATCACCGACCCCGAGGACCCCAAgttcgacctcgagaaggtTATGATGTCGTGGGACAAGAGCGCATAA
- the TIM23 gene encoding uncharacterized protein (Tim17/Tim22/Tim23/Pmp24 family), whose translation MSFLGNLFGTATPPTPAPAQNDEFSAAANILNQTEFRSAVPPSSPAPAPSDADLSTPAPVAAPSAAGMLGNQFDVAKLHPMAELNDNLDFLALDEDKLTEMEGAGSVLPSRGWTDDLCVGTGTTYLSGLAIGGAWGLTEGLSRPLGANPSMRLRLNSVLNSCTRRGTFTGNSLGVLAIYYNLTNSAIDAVREKHDPMNSMAAGAITGAVYKCTSGLRPMMVGAVMGTGAMGAWEAFKTFV comes from the exons ATGTCCTTCCTCGGCAACCTCTTTGGCACCGCCACTCCACCCACGCCGGCGCCCGCGCAGAACGACGAGTTctccgcggccgccaacATCCTCAACCAGACCGAGTTCCGTTCCGCCgttcccccttcctcccccgcccccgccccctccGATGCCGACCTCAGCACCCCCGCACCAGTGGCAGcacccagcgccgccggcaTGCTGGGGAACCAGTTCGACGTCGCAAAGCTCCACCCCATGGCCGAGCTGAacgacaacctcgacttccttgccctcgacgaggacaagctcacTGAGATGGAGGGAGCTGGATCCGTGCTCCCCTCGCGCGGATGGACCGACGACCTGTGTGTCGGCACCGGCACCACCTACCTCTCTG GCCTCGCTATCGGTGGTGCTTGGGGTCTTACCGAGGGCCTGTCCCGGCCACTGGGCGCTAACCCATCCATGCGTCTGCGTCTCAACTCGGTCCTTAACTCGTGCACGCGGCGAGGCACGTTTACGGGCAACTCGCTTGGCGTGCTCGCAATCTACTACAACCTGACCAACTCTGCGATTGACGCCGTGCGCGAGAAGCACGACCCCATGAACTCGATGGCTGCGGGCGCGATTACGGGCGCTGTGTACAAGTGCACTT CCGGTCTCCGTCCTATGATGGTCGGCGCGGTGATGGGAACCGGCGCGATGGGCGCGTGGGAGGCGTTCAAGACGTTTGTCTAG
- the SEC26 gene encoding uncharacterized protein (The coatomer is a cytosolic protein complex that binds to dilysine motifs and reversibly associates with Golgi non- clathrin-coated vesicles, which further mediate biosynthetic protein transport from the ER, via the Golgi up to the trans Golgi network. Coatomer complex is required for budding from Golgi membranes, and is essential for the retrograde Golgi-to-ER transport of dilysine-tagged proteins), producing the protein MDASATCYTIIHDDLLDTPSSQDLRNALQKGSDEVKLETMRRIIVGTLNGQSHPTLLMPIIQYVMPSRNKQLKKLLHFYWEICPKTDENGKLKQEMILVCNALRNDLQHPNEYIRGATLRFLQKIREHELLEPLIPTVRSCLEHRHSFVRKNAVFTVYTIYQDHEHLIPDAPELLETFLVAESDATCKRNAFVALCHISQPTAVRYLLSMADQIAGMDELMQMAVIELIRKEARQEGGHRARWIRAIFELLNSPSHTVKYEAATSLTTLTQNPAAIKAAAAAFAELIVKEADNNVKLIVLDRFDALRSKHEHVLDSMVMDILKVLNSPDMEVKRKAVGIALQMVSSRNVEDVVLFLKKQLQSTLDGDFDKNLEYRQLLIQSIHSCAIRFSEVAANVVYVLMDFLGDSNNPSAVDVISFVREVVEKFPDLRPTITEKLIQTFAEIKSGKVFRGAMWIVGEYCNGAADIKRALFELRKVIGEIPILASEQRLLDEAEAADEAAGVPEKEEAPKAITTTRVLADGTYATETVYTSTAAAARLEQVRAAAKPPLRALILGGDFFTATVLASTLTKLVLRFSELKSDAQTLNTLRAEAILIMTSIIRVGQSKFVTAPIDEDSQERIMNCIESLAELQNSKAVHEIFLSDTQAAYAKMLAAEEKKAKAKKALESKKAQVQADDLIQFSQLVTKRNSDEDDFEADVVRATGAAEVKDDFVSKLARIVQLTGFSDPVYAEAVVNIQQFDIMLDVLIVNQTNETMQNLTIEFATLGDLKLVERPAPYTLGPHGFHNIKATIKVSSTETGVIFGNIVYDKQGASDASVNIVLNDVHVDIMDYIKPAYCNEAQFRSMWTEFEWENKVNVNTQISDLRAYLDHIMKSTNMACLTPDASLSGDCDFLSANMCARSLFGEDALANLSIEKTEDGAIQGHVRIRSKTQGIALSLGDRITLLQKTLKT; encoded by the exons ATGGACGCTTCGGCGACGTGCTACACCATCATCCATgatgacctcctcgacacccCCTCGTCCCAGGACCTCCGGAACGCCCTCCAGAAGGGCTcggacgaggtcaagctcgagacTATGCGCCGTATCATCGTTGGAACGCTCAACGGTCAGAGCCAT cccACGCTACTCATGCCAATCATCCAATATGTCATGCCGTCGCGTAACAagcagctcaagaagcTGCTCCACTTCTACTGGGAGATCTGCCCCAAGACCGATGAGAacggcaagctcaagcaGGAGATGATCCTGGTGTGCAACGCCCTCCGTAACGACCTCCAGCACCCCAACGAGTACATTCGTGGTGCGACGCTGCGCTTCCTACAGAAGATCcgcgagcacgagctcctcgagcccctcatccccaccGTCCGCTCGTGCTTGGAACACCGTCACTCGTTTGTGCGCAAGAATGCCGTCTTCACCGTCTACACCATCTACCAGGACCACGAGCACTTGATCCCCGACGCGCCCGAGTTGCTCGAAACCTTCCTTGTCGCCGAGTCAGACGCGACGTGCAAGCGTAACGCGTTCGTTGCGCTGTGCCACATTTCGCAGCCCACAGCCGTGCGATACCTCCTCTCAATGGCCGACCAGATTGCCGGcatggacgagctcatgCAGATGGCCGTCATCGAGCTCATCCGCAAGGAGGCGCGTCAGGAGGGCGGACACCGCGCGCGCTGGATCCGCGCGATCTTTGAGCTCCTCAACTCCCCCAGCCACACCGTCAAGTATGAGGCTGCGACGAGCCTCACGACCCTAACCCAGAACCCCGCAGCTATCAAGGCCGCGGCTGCCGCGTtcgccgagctcatcgtcaaggaggcggaCAACAACGTCAAGCTCATTGTGCTTGACCGCTTTGACGCGCTCCGCTCCAAGCATGAGCATGTCCTCGACAGCATGGTCATGGACATTCTCAAGGTGCTTAACAGCCCCGACATGGAGGTCAAGCGGAAAGCGGTCGGCATTGCGCTCCAGATGGTTTCGAGCCGCAACGTTGAGGACGTTGTGCTCTTCCTCAAGAAGCAGCTCCAGTCGACGCTCGACGGTGACTTTGACAAGAACCTCGAGTACCGCCAGCTGCTCATCCAGAGCATCCACTCGTGCGCCATCAGGTTCTCCGAAGTCGCCGCCAACGTCGTGTATGTCCTCATGGACTTCCTCGGCGACTCGAACAACCCGTCCGCCGTCGATGTCATCTCGTTtgtgcgcgaggtcgttgagAAGTTCCCAGACCTGCGCCCCACCATCACCGAGAAGCTCATCCAGACCTTTGCGGAGATCAAGTCGGGCAAGGTGTTCAGGGGCGCGATGTGGATTGTCGGCGAGTACTGCAACGGCGCGGCGGACATCAAGCGCGCATTAttcgagctgcgcaaggTGATTGGGGAGATCCCTATCCTCGCGTCCGAGCAGCGGCTACTggacgaggctgaggcggctgacgaggcggcgggcgtcccagagaaggaggaggcacCAAAGGCGATCACAACCACTCGTGTGCTGGCTGACGGCACATACGCGACTGAGACGGTGTACACGTCGACcgcggcggcagcgcgcCTGGAGCAGGttcgcgcggcggccaagccACCACTCCGCGCCCTCATCCTGGGCGGCGACTTCTTCACCGCCACCGTTCTCGCCTCGACCCTCACCAAGCTCGTGCTGCGCTTCTCCGAGCTCAAATCGGACGCTCAGACCCTCAACACactgcgcgccgaggccatcCTCATCATGACCTCGATCATCCGCGTCGGCCAGTCCAAGTTTGTGACGGCGcccatcgacgaggactcGCAGGAGCGCATCATGAACTGCATCGAGTCATTGGCAGAGCTGCAGAACTCGAAGGCGGTCCACGAGATCTTCCTGTCCGACACACAGGCTGCGTACGCCAAGATgctggcggccgaggagaagaaggccaaggccaagaaggcgcTAGagtcgaagaaggcgcAGGTGCAGGCCGACGACCTGATCCAGTTCTCGCAGCTCGTGACGAAGCGCAACTCGGACGAAGATGACTTtgaggccgacgtcgtgcgCGCGACCGGTGCtgccgaggtcaaggacgactTTGTGTCCAAGCTCGCTCGGATAGTGCAGCTCACAGGCTTCTCGGACCCAGTGTacgccgaggcggttgTCAACATTCAGCAGTTTGACATCATGCTCG acgtCCTCATTGTCAACCAGACCAACGAGACGATGCAGAACCTCACGATCGAGTTTGCGACCCTTGGCGACCTGAAGCTTGTCGAGCGTCCAGCACCATACACTCTCGGCCCGCACGGTTTCCACAACATCAAGGCGACGATCAAGGTGTCGTCGACCGAGACTGGTGTCATCTTTGGCAACATTGTCTACGACAAGCAGGGCGCTTCTGACGCGAGCGTCAACATTGTCCTCAACGATGTGCACGTCGACATTATGGACTACATCAAGCCTGCGTACTGCAACGAGGCCCAGTTCCGGAGCATGTGGACCGAGTTCGAGTGGGAGAACAAGGTCAATGTCAACACGCAGATCTCAGACCTGCGCGCCTACCTCGACCACATTATGAAGAGCACCAACATGGCGTGTCTGACGCCCGacgcgtcgctctcgggAGACTGCGACTTCCTTAGCGCCAACATGTGTGCGCGCTCGCTGTTTGGtgaggacgcgctggcCAACCTCTCGATCGAGAAGACCGAGGACGGAGCTATCCAGGGCCACGTGCGTATCCGTTCAAAGACACAGGGTATTGCTCTGTCCCTCGGCGACCGCATTACGCTGTTGCAAAAGACGCTCAAGACATAG
- a CDS encoding uncharacterized protein (Uncharacterised protein family (UPF0014)) → MEYFLSDKGGAPGEGIGAGTELTWRNVGLGFLFIVFDAVLSAIMGLKIGRNLIVAACRCILQLMVMSLILGKVFASNNPYAVAGIAFLLNVLGAIEATFNKAKRRFSNMFPCVLLSLLCGSIPISCIGQRFAMEQHPFWQPEQFIPVLGMLLGNGISAIGIAMNAVSNEFANNRDRIETYLAFGAGRFEAVRPLAIDALASALLPTINQMSVIGLISIPGMMTGAIVGGKSVEQAAKLQMIVMFMISASSALATIVALWFALTTLIDNQDRVRVDRLDSRKPAFYRWRDRTIERVWRWCTSLWCCGGRKSGGTEEERRGLLSGGEGGANGGNGNPNTR, encoded by the exons ATGGAGTACTTTCTAAGCGAcaagggcggcgcgccgggCGAAGGAATCGGCGCCGGCACCGAGCTGACGTGGCGTaacgtcggcctcgggttcctcttcatcgtcTTCGATGCGGTGCTGTCTGCCATTATGGGACTCAAGATCGGGCGTAACCTCATCGTCGCGGCTTGCCGCTGTATCCTCCAACTCATGGTCATGAGTCTCATACTCGGCAAAGTGTTTGCCAGCAACAATCCCTATGCAGTGGCTGGTATTgcgttcctcctcaacgtGCTCGGTGCAATCGAGGCAACGTTCaacaaggccaagcgcaGGTTCAGCAACATG TTCCCCtgcgtcctcctctcgctgCTCTGCGGCTCCATCCCCATCAGCTGTATCGGCCAGCGCTTCGCAATGGAACAGCACCCCTTCTGGCAACCGGAGCAGTTCA TTCCCGTCCTCGGTATGCTGCTTGGAAACGGTATCAGCGCGATCGGGATCGCAATGAACGCCGTCTCGAACGAGTTTGCAAACAACCGCGACCGCATTGAGACGTATCTCGCCTTTGGAGCGGGTCGGTTCGAGGCGGTCCGTCCGCTTGCTATTGACGCGCTGGCATCGGCGCTCCTCCCGACGATCAACCAGATGAGCGTCATCGGCCTGATTTCCATCCCCG GCATGATGACCGGTGCCATCGTGGGTGGCAAGTCGGTTGAACAAGCAGCCAAGCTCCAGATGATCGTCATGTTCATGATCAGTGCAAGCTCGGCACTCGCCACCATCGTCGCGCTCTGGTTTGCCCTCACAACACTGATCGACAACCAAGACCGCGTGAGGGTTGACCGGCTCGACTCCCGCAAGCCGGCGTTTTACCGCTGGCGCGACCGTACCATTGAACGCGTGTGGCGCTGGTGTACCAGCCTCTGGTGCTGTGGCGGCCGTAAGAGTGGTGGAactgaggaggagcgccggGGCCTActcagcggcggcgagggcggtgcCAACGGCGGCAATGGCAACCCCAACACCCGCTAG
- the MTR4 gene encoding uncharacterized protein (DSHCT), whose protein sequence is MAGTPGPSKKQRKRGADSKPSKSKPAKQPRLDADDDPSDVDMPTGPPSRDPMRALDEAEHAGEGVHDGPVIEADGIVPGVAPVRADEFSTEAEREVAGGAGLAGDEADMKIVHSVRHQVALPPGYPYVPISDHKRFDPPAKTYPFELDPFQYVATSCIERSESVLVSAHTSAGKTVVAEFAIATCLKEGKRIVYTSPIKALSNQKFREFQEEFGEENIGLMTGDVTINPSASCLVMTTEILRSMLYRGSEVVRELAWVVFDEVHYMRDKDRGVVWEETLILLSHTVRCVFLSATIPNSMEFAEWWCQTHEQPCHIVYTDFRPTPLQHYLFPTGSEGIYLVVDEKSNFREDNFQKAMAALAANKGEDSADPNAGAGRKGNKTRKGAMKGGTSDIYKIVKLVMNKNLNPVIVFAFSKRECEAHAMQMSKIDMNTEDEAKTVEQVFENAIAVLSDDDKKLPQIEHLLPLLKRGIGIHHGGLLPIMKEVIEILFQEGLLKCLFATETFSIGLNMPAKTVVFTDVQKFDGKNFRNLSGGEYIQMSGRAGRRGLDTRGIVIMMVNEKLEPEAAKGMVKGQADRLDSAFSLGYNMVLNLMRVEGISPEYMLERSFHQFQNSLSIPALEAQLAAAEKERDAITVDREDDVEEYYELRESLKMFEGDFKAVINHPDYALPFMQPGRLVEIKDGDRDFGWCVVVAYHKLENSKRGRPVVGPNDPPQKHYVLDVLCRVEPGTEIGKPNSDTARAARPDARGDVAIIAVTLDAVQSIAHIRLKMPTDLRQRQQKEQAYKLVDEVKRRFKGAITLLDPVANQGIKDEGFRKLVRKIKVLEDRVASLPIANDPALPALFDTYDRKATLNTKVRELKKRIGSVQDVLQLEELKARKRVLRRLGFVDGEVATVKGRVACELSTGDELLLTELMFGGTFNDLAPEALTALLSCFVFDEKSEAKTQLNAEIAAPLRTLQETARRIAQVSVESKLPLVEDEYVQSFKVEMAPLVYAWCKGSPFSEIVKMTDIFEGSIIRSLRRLLELLRQLVNAANVIGNADLEAKFTKCIEITERTNSVVFNPSLYL, encoded by the exons ATGGCCGGAACACCAGGGCCAAGCAAAAAACAACGCAAGCGCGGCGCAGACTCCAAGCCATCCAAATCTAAGCCTGCAAAGCAGCCGCGCTTAGAcgcagacgacgacccGAGCGATGTCGACATGCCAACCGGTCCACCTAGTCGCGATCCTAtgcgcgcgctcgatgaggccgagcacgccggAGAAGGCGTCCATGACGGTCCGGTCATCGAGGCCGATGGAATAGTGCCTGGCGTTGCGCCGGTCCGCGCAGACGAGTTCagcaccgaggccgagcgcgaggtcgctggaggcgctgggctcgcaggcgacgaggcggacatGAAGATCGTCCACTCTGTGCGCCACCAGGTTGCACTTCCCCCAGGATACCCCTACGTTCCCATTTCGGATCACAAGCGCTTCGATCCTCCCGCAAAAACATACCCGTTCGAGCTTGACCCTTTCCAGTACGTTGCGACGAGCTGTATCGAGCGCTCGGAAAGTGTGCTCGTTTCCGCACATACTTCGGCTGGAAAGACAGTAGTCGCAGAGTTCGCAATCGCCACATGCTTGAAAGAAGGAAAGCGTATCGTTTACACGTCACCTATCAAGGCGCTGTCGAACCAAAAGTTCCGCGAGTTCCAGGAGGAGTTTGGGGAGGAGAACATTGGGTTGATGACTG GCGATGTGACAATCAATCCCTCAGCGTCGTGCCTTGTCATGACTACGGAGATTCTGCGCTCGATGCTGTACCGTGGCTCAGAGGttgtgcgcgagctcgcgtgGGTCGTATTCGACGAGGTGCACTACATGCGCGACAAGGACCGCGGCGTTGTGTGGGAGGAGACGCTGATCCTGCTCTCGCACACTGTGCGCTGCGTGTTTCTCTCCGCAACCATCCCTAACTCGATGGAGTTTGCCGAGTGGTGGTGCCAGACACACGAGCAGCCATGTCACATTGTGTACACCGACTTCCGACCGACGCCGCTGCAGCACTACCTGTTCCCTACGGGAAGTGAGGGCATCTATCTCGTTGTGGACGAAAAGTCCAACTTCCGCGAGGACAACTTCCAGaaggcgatggcggcgctggcagccaacaagggcgaggacagCGCGGACCCGAATGCCGGCGCAGGGCGCAAGGGGAACAAGACGCGCAAGGGCGCGATGAAGGGCGGCACGAGCGACATCTACAAGATTGTCAAACTGGTCATGAACAAAAACCTCAACCCAGTGATCGTGTTCGCGTTCAGCAagcgcgagtgcgaggcCCACGCCATGCAGATGAGCAAGATCGACATGAAtaccgaggacgaggccaagacgGTCGAGCAGGTGTTTGAGAACGCCATTGCCGTGttgagcgacgacgacaagaagCTTCCCCAGATCGAACACCTCCTCCCGTTGCTCAAGCGCGGTATTGGAATCCACCacggcggcctcctcccgATCATGAAGGAGGTCATCGAGATTCTCTTCCAGGAGGGCTTACTCAAGTGTCTCTTCGCCACTGAGACGTTCTCTATCGGTCTCAACATGCCTGCCAAGACT GTCGTCTTCACGGACGTGCAAAAGTTCGACGGCAAGAACTTCCGCAACCTCTCTGGCGGCGAGTACATTCAGATGTCGGGGCGTGCCGGTCGTCGTGGTCTGGACACGCGCGGTATCGTCATCATGATGGTCAACGAAAAGCTCGAGCCGGAGGCTGCCAAGGGCATGGTCAAGGGACAGGCGGACCgcctcgactcggccttCTCTTTGGGGTACAACATGGTGCTGAACCTAATGCGCGTTGAAGGCATCAGCCCCGAGTACATGCTCGAGCGATCGTTCCACCAGTTCCAGAACTCGCTAAGCATTCCTGCTCTCGAGGCACAGCTGGCGGcagcggagaaggagcgcgacgcgatCACCGTCGACCGCGAAGATGATGTGGAGGAATATTATGAACTCCGCGAGAGCCTCAAAATGTTTGAGGGCGACTTCAAGGCGGTCATCAACCACCCCGACTACGCGCTGCCATTTATGCAGCCGGGTCGGCTGGTGGagatcaaggacggcgaccGAGACTTTGGCTGgtgtgtggtggtggcatACCACAAGCTCGAGAACAGCAAGCGCGGACGGCCAGTTGTCGGGCCCAACGATCCCCCACAGAAGCACTACGTGCTCGACGTGCTGTGTCGCGTCGAACCTGGCACCGAGATTGGCAAGCCCAACTCGGAcacggcgcgcgccgcgcgccccGATGCTCGCGGCGACGTTGCGATCATTGCAGTGACACTGGACGCTGTGCAGAGCATCGCACACATCCGACTCAAGATGCCGACCGAcctccgccagcgccagcaGAAGGAGCAGGCGtacaagctcgtcgacgaggtcaagcgTCGTTTCAAGGGCGCGATCACTCTGCTTGACCCGGTCGCTAACCAGGGTATCAAGGATGAGGGCTTCCGCAAGCTCGTGCGCAAGATCAAGGTACTCGAGGACCGCGTCGCCTCGTTGCCCATCGCCAATGaccccgccctccccgccctctTCGACACATATGACCGCAAGGCCACCCTCAACACCAaggtgcgcgagctcaagaaACGCATCGGGAGCGTGCAAGATGTCCTGCAGCTCGAAGAACTCAAGGCGCGCAAACGTGTCTTGCGCCGGCTGGGCTTTGTTGACGGCGAAGTCGCGACTGTCAAGGGCCGTGTGGCATGCGAGCTTAGCacgggcgacgagctgctcctcACCGAACTCATGTTTGGAGGCACATTCAACGACCTTGCGCCCGAAGCGCTGACGGCCTTGTTGAGCTGTTTTGTGTTTGACGAAAAG TCCGAAGCAAAGACTCAGCTCAATGCCGAGATCGCAGCTCCTCTGCGGACGTTGCAAGAAACGGCACGGCGGATCGCCCAGGTCTCGGTAGAGAGCAAACTCcccctcgtcgaggacgagtacgtCCAGAGCTTCAAGGTCGAGATGGCGCCGCTCGTGTATGCGTGGTGCAAGGGTTCGCCGTTTTCCGAGATTGTCAAGATGACGGATATTTTCGAAGGGTCCATCATCCGCTCGTTACGCCGTTTGCTCGAGTTGCTGCGCCAGCTCGTGAACGCCGCAAACGTTATTGGGAatgccgacctcgaggcaAAGTTCACAAAGTGCATCGAGATTACAGAGCGCACAAACTCGGTCGTATTCAACCCCTCGCTGTACCTCTAA
- the CMC4 gene encoding uncharacterized protein (Mature-T-Cell Proliferation I type): MSTQACQAEACAIQACLDRNGYNEAKCQSAVRKLYECCADMYARADAAGKSAEEAKSPSCPFPAIVQRKLKQFEREGV; encoded by the exons ATGAGCACGCAAGCCTGTCAGGCTGAGG CTTGCGCCATCCAGGCCTGCCTCGACCGGAACGGGTACAACGAGGCCAAGTGCCAGTCAGCCGTTCGCAAGCTATACGAGTGCTGCGCGGACATgtacgcgcgcgccgaTGCGGCCGGCAAGAGTGCCGAAGAGGCCAAGAGTCCAAGCTGCCCTTTCCCGGCCATCGTGcagcgcaagctcaagcaATTTGAAAGGGAGGGCGTTTAG
- a CDS encoding uncharacterized protein (Negative regulation of transcription from Pol III promoter-related protein), translating into MKYLDYPVLTQLSHVLSSNPTPEARTNARVETYSIKQIKGDRKMFREMEEQYVSGQEDMDEMSFSPEMKQAGLSSCFGRLDVKESRKVHFLLVNTLNSAFSGYDFSALRPDHFTREISAAQVLSHLSTNLLAIDGLDLSPLAITLPNPSGSPPSYSPSLGSSPKGTDVGNPSLYRILNEVVPLNECEVYSWFPEPEYDPHVEPEENEEASEYDEEDSEEFLSLDDDPMDIDDGPISWGQAGMELELDDVPETSALPNQTRSVRSMSLSSAIDFSDLAMFSPTLGAISDSGHGRKVGGLLWSANYFFYSKRQKRVLLITAWCRKRPSHDDAQPTDQFESGSLPLPISSSFTSPSTTFQSLASQSAKSRPPRVSHHNLSNARPNHRRSKLASKLATGRTLAAQTIPIRSSVTAQDPVTPVRFASSAPAPTMPPIASPSFRVNTGIKPRQTSARLMINANAKAAAASKAEPTTAQMSGSVEGESSRVRKERSGSLTPGPGLGLVDALTSSGVGSDVAKGKRVKV; encoded by the exons ATGAAGTACCTGGACTATCCTGTCCTCACCCAACTCTCCCATGTGCTGtcctccaaccccaccccTGAGGCGCGCACCAACGCCCGAGTCGAGACGTACTCTATCAAACAGATCAAGGGCGATCGCAAGATGTTCagggagatggaggaacAATATGTCAGCGGACAGGAAGACATGGACGA GATGAGCTTCTCACCAGAGATGAAGCAAGCCGGTCTCTCGTCGTGCTTCGGACGCTTAGACGTCAAGGAGTCGCG CAAGGTCCACTTCTTGCTTGTCAACACGCTCAACTCGGCGTTCTCCGGGTATGACTTCTCGGCGCTTCGCCCAGACCACTTTACCCGCGAGATTAGCGCAGCACAGGTGCTGTCTCACCTGAGCACAAACCTTTTGGCCATTGACGGCCTTGATCTCTCTCC TCTGGCTATCACGTTGCCAAACCCCTCTGGATCGCCCCCGAGCTACTCGCCTTCTCTGGGCTCGTCGCCCAAAGGAACCGACGTTGGCAACCCCAGTCTCTACCGCATCCTCAACGAAGTTGTCCCACTCAACGAATGCGAAGTTTACTCTTGGTTCCCGGAGCCCGAGTATGACCCGCACGTCGAGCCTGAGGAGAATGAAGAGGCCAGCGAGTACGATGAGGAAGACAGCGAGGAGTTCCTTTCACTCGACGACGATCCGATGGACATTGACGACGGGCCCATCAGCTGGGGCCAGGCTGGCatggagctcgagcttgacgacgtCCCTGAGACGTCGGCGCTGCCGAACCAGACGCGGTCAGTCCGCTCCATGTCACTTAGCAGTGCAATCGACTTCAGCGACCTTGCCATGTTCAGCCCCACCCTGGGCGCAATATCGGACAGCGGTCACGGACGGAAAGTCGGAGGGCTCCTGTGGAGCGCCAACTACTTCTTCTACAGCAA GCGCCAGAAGCGTGTGCTTCTTATCACGGCGTGGTGTCGCAAACGCCCGTCGCATGATGATGCCCAGCCCACGGACCAGTTCGAGTCGGGGAGCCTGCCGTTACCGATCTCATCGTCCTTCACGTCACCATCCACAACCTTCCAGTCCCTTGCCTCGCAGTCGGCGAAGAGCCGCCCGCCTCGGGTCAGTCACCACAACCTGAGTAACGCTCGACCCAACCATCGGCGGTCCAAGCTCGCGTCCAAGCTTGCCACTGGACGCACCCTGGCGGCGCAGACGATACCGATAAGATCGTCCGTGACAGCCCAAGACCCCGTAACACCCGTGCGCTTTGCGAGCTCGGCTCCTGCACCGACGATGCCGCCTATCGCGAGCCCGAGCTTCAGAGTCAACACGGGTATCAAGCCGCGCCagacgagcgcgcggcTGATGatcaacgccaacgccaaggcgGCTGCTGCCAGCAAGGCCGAACCTACTACAGCCCAGATGAGCGGGAGTGTCGAAGGCGAGAGCTCGCGTGTGCGCAAAGAGCGCAGCGGGAGCCTCACGCCGGGGCCAGGACTGGGGCTTGTGGATGCTCTGACAAGTAGCGGCGTCGGCAgcgacgtcgccaagggcaagcgTGTCAAGGTGTAG